From Segatella copri, the proteins below share one genomic window:
- a CDS encoding HIRAN domain-containing protein produces MGFFKKLFGDSTVQSSNDINSNYKEDHELQVTNSMSQSAHNNNMTSWENFFGIDLKSSPNELWIEGECEYNEKNIIRIFTNNHIHNVYFSSVKAKVIGNSATNFFFKCPYTWDDAFDIYYLIERDLVHNGNYTNTAAATKFRGKFDSYYDSFSWDIDGCSIIMSRDIDTGDIELGVWTLFYNQEYLNKAKDSCKDNKLEDEDALPKKEFNVHLFGALDTLHFVHDHLGKQLAGTASCYVARAEGATIHLLDENNLEEVYSFKSKEIADYLDHRLGAAGFLKFNCDDVTDIQAELFIIPAEDTKETSDDGATNALVHYEMSYLVDPVEFDYRRKTIMDGKMNLNIVGIQYRDNYEELKSSIKEGVTVILKPEPTNEYDPNALAFYLEGNIIGYLPKKDQPFAHIFMAKGQIEASICRIDENWIDTEVDIKKDMIDVNAFKNNEVNLTKIKSFKGGNSSSQSIELCEFIETL; encoded by the coding sequence ATGGGATTTTTCAAGAAATTATTTGGAGATTCAACAGTTCAATCATCCAACGACATCAACAGCAACTATAAGGAAGACCATGAGCTGCAAGTCACTAATTCTATGTCTCAATCTGCTCATAACAATAACATGACAAGTTGGGAAAACTTCTTTGGCATAGACTTAAAATCATCGCCTAATGAGCTATGGATAGAAGGAGAATGCGAGTATAATGAAAAGAATATAATCAGAATTTTCACAAACAACCATATCCACAACGTTTACTTCTCTTCAGTAAAAGCAAAAGTGATTGGAAACTCCGCTACCAATTTCTTCTTCAAGTGTCCATATACATGGGACGATGCCTTTGACATTTACTATTTGATAGAACGAGATTTAGTTCATAACGGCAATTATACAAATACTGCTGCTGCAACAAAGTTCCGTGGAAAATTTGATAGCTACTATGATAGTTTTAGTTGGGATATTGATGGTTGCAGCATAATAATGTCTCGTGATATAGATACGGGCGACATTGAACTTGGCGTGTGGACATTGTTCTATAATCAAGAATACCTTAATAAGGCAAAAGATAGTTGCAAGGACAACAAGCTAGAAGATGAAGATGCATTACCCAAGAAAGAATTTAATGTCCATTTATTTGGAGCCTTAGATACTTTGCACTTCGTTCACGATCATTTAGGCAAGCAATTAGCAGGAACAGCATCTTGTTATGTTGCTCGTGCAGAAGGGGCTACGATTCATCTTCTTGATGAGAATAATCTTGAAGAGGTTTATTCTTTCAAAAGCAAAGAAATTGCTGATTATCTTGACCACAGATTGGGTGCAGCAGGATTCTTAAAATTCAATTGTGACGATGTTACTGATATACAAGCTGAACTCTTTATTATCCCTGCCGAAGATACCAAAGAGACATCTGATGATGGAGCAACAAACGCTTTAGTCCATTACGAAATGAGCTATCTTGTTGACCCAGTAGAATTTGACTATCGCAGAAAGACTATTATGGATGGCAAAATGAATCTCAACATCGTTGGTATTCAATACCGTGACAATTATGAGGAGCTTAAGTCTTCTATAAAAGAGGGAGTAACTGTCATCCTAAAACCAGAGCCAACAAATGAATACGACCCAAACGCTTTGGCTTTCTACCTTGAAGGAAACATCATTGGCTATCTCCCTAAAAAAGATCAACCTTTCGCCCATATTTTTATGGCAAAAGGACAGATTGAGGCCTCTATCTGTCGTATTGACGAAAATTGGATAGACACAGAGGTTGATATTAAGAAAGATATGATAGACGTTAATGCCTTCAAAAATAATGAAGTCAATTTAACTAAAATAAAATCGTTTAAAGGTGGCAATAGTAGTAGCCAATCTATTGAGCTTTGTGAATTTATAGAAACTCTTTAA
- a CDS encoding exonuclease domain-containing protein → MASFSFVALDIETATGKRSSICEIGIAVVKDSEIKESKSWLIKPDGNVYWNRNIGIHGITPSDTQDKPTLAEVWKEIQPYIENQTIVAHNTAFDMFAIAEALTKNNIPLPNLNYFCSLRVAQKAFSLLKYSLEPLCKSLGIPFEQIHRAESDADACAKVMLKCLDKLQVDSFEGLEHKINIRHGFYNGGLHNGQKSIATNIGKTKKYSNTANPDNFDEDNYFYGKEVLFTGEMKYGNREKMRALIDNIGGHSIDSFKKSVDILVEGVQKASNLTTDGKSSKQIKCEELLANGGSVEILSEDEFYERFGIWDEQ, encoded by the coding sequence ATGGCAAGTTTTTCTTTCGTTGCATTAGACATAGAAACAGCAACAGGCAAACGCAGTTCCATATGTGAGATAGGAATTGCTGTGGTTAAGGATTCTGAAATAAAAGAATCTAAAAGTTGGCTTATTAAGCCAGATGGTAACGTGTATTGGAACAGAAATATAGGCATTCATGGCATCACTCCTTCAGATACTCAAGACAAACCAACTCTTGCAGAAGTATGGAAAGAGATTCAACCTTACATTGAGAATCAAACTATCGTAGCACATAATACGGCCTTCGATATGTTTGCAATAGCAGAGGCTTTGACTAAAAATAATATTCCATTGCCCAACCTCAATTACTTCTGTAGCTTAAGAGTTGCACAAAAAGCATTCTCTCTCTTAAAATATTCCTTGGAGCCTCTATGCAAATCTTTAGGTATTCCATTTGAGCAGATCCATCGTGCAGAGTCAGATGCTGATGCCTGTGCAAAAGTTATGTTGAAATGTTTGGATAAACTTCAGGTCGATTCTTTTGAAGGGCTTGAACACAAAATCAATATAAGGCACGGCTTTTATAATGGAGGTTTGCATAATGGACAGAAAAGTATAGCAACAAATATTGGAAAAACAAAAAAATACTCCAATACTGCCAATCCCGACAATTTTGACGAGGACAACTATTTCTATGGTAAAGAAGTGTTGTTTACTGGCGAGATGAAGTATGGCAATAGAGAAAAAATGAGAGCCTTGATTGACAATATTGGTGGTCATTCTATTGATAGTTTCAAGAAATCTGTAGATATTCTTGTTGAGGGAGTCCAAAAAGCGAGCAATCTTACAACTGATGGGAAAAGCAGCAAACAAATAAAATGTGAGGAGTTACTTGCTAATGGAGGTTCTGTCGAGATACTATCAGAAGACGAGTTCTATGAGCGTTTTGGTATTTGGGACGAACAATAA
- a CDS encoding type II toxin-antitoxin system HipA family toxin, translating to MVNTLRVMLWDEEIGRLAWDNRRRLSYFTYNPEFLKKGIDVSPLQAPVRGIRAMTPVWGEDAKMYQKLPAFLADSLPDAWGNQLFELWRIQNHIPNADITPLDKLSFIGKRGMGALEFLPEVAKTDKAEMIDVKSLADLAERIFIERENAHIMPEESITMQSLLTVGTSAGGRQPKAIIAINKATGEIRSGQVAGLQDYDYYILKFGDTKYSSAEIEMTYYEMAIKSGIDMMPSRLYEIDGNRNFITKRFDRDGERKLHTQTLAAISPETDSYEGLIAVCRKLHLPETDCQEVFRRLVFNVLSNNTDDHTKNFSFVMDEAGIWRLSPAYDLTYIIDTGGYLPNTGHCMYVRSKLHHISYDDAIQFAKDKGIRRADAIIREVADSLRQFRDIAKRNEVQDRWISSIESAINVHLVSWGLEDKDNSSASFEIDGKSCTDVRIEQAYKGNFHLYASIDGRECKFIIGKNKPEYATIQETGLSNLPETMLRNLVAKYLLR from the coding sequence ATGGTAAATACTTTGAGAGTAATGCTTTGGGACGAAGAGATTGGTCGCTTGGCATGGGATAATCGCCGCAGGTTATCGTACTTTACATATAATCCTGAGTTCTTGAAGAAGGGAATTGATGTTTCTCCTCTTCAAGCTCCTGTGCGTGGTATTCGTGCAATGACACCCGTGTGGGGAGAGGATGCCAAAATGTACCAGAAACTTCCTGCATTTCTAGCAGATTCGTTGCCGGATGCCTGGGGTAATCAGCTTTTCGAGCTTTGGCGAATTCAAAATCATATTCCAAATGCTGATATAACTCCGTTGGATAAACTTTCTTTTATCGGTAAGCGAGGCATGGGTGCATTGGAATTCTTACCAGAGGTGGCAAAGACGGATAAGGCAGAAATGATAGATGTCAAGTCGTTGGCAGACTTGGCTGAGCGCATTTTCATCGAGCGTGAAAATGCTCACATCATGCCAGAGGAATCTATCACTATGCAGTCCTTGCTTACGGTGGGAACATCGGCTGGTGGACGCCAACCTAAGGCTATCATTGCCATCAATAAAGCTACTGGGGAGATACGAAGCGGTCAGGTGGCTGGGCTTCAGGATTATGATTATTATATATTGAAATTTGGCGATACGAAATACAGTTCTGCAGAGATAGAGATGACCTATTATGAGATGGCCATCAAGTCGGGAATAGATATGATGCCATCCAGACTATATGAGATTGATGGAAACCGGAATTTCATAACGAAGCGTTTCGATCGTGATGGTGAGCGGAAATTGCATACGCAGACTCTTGCTGCGATTTCTCCGGAAACCGATAGCTATGAGGGACTTATTGCTGTCTGTAGAAAATTACATTTGCCGGAGACTGATTGCCAGGAAGTATTTCGCAGACTTGTGTTCAATGTCCTTTCCAACAATACGGATGACCATACAAAGAATTTCTCTTTTGTGATGGACGAGGCGGGGATTTGGCGTTTGTCACCAGCCTATGACCTCACTTATATTATAGATACAGGAGGCTATTTACCTAATACGGGTCATTGTATGTATGTAAGGTCTAAGCTGCATCATATTTCTTACGATGATGCCATTCAGTTTGCCAAGGACAAGGGCATTCGGCGTGCTGATGCAATCATTAGGGAAGTAGCTGATTCTCTGCGGCAATTCCGTGACATAGCCAAGCGAAATGAGGTTCAGGACAGATGGATCAGTTCCATAGAGTCAGCGATAAATGTTCATCTCGTATCATGGGGGTTGGAGGATAAAGACAACAGTTCTGCTTCTTTTGAGATAGATGGCAAAAGTTGTACTGATGTTCGCATAGAGCAGGCTTACAAGGGCAACTTCCATTTGTATGCAAGCATAGATGGGCGAGAATGTAAGTTTATTATCGGAAAGAACAAGCCCGAATATGCTACGATTCAAGAGACGGGATTGTCGAATCTTCCGGAGACGATGCTCAGAAATTTGGTTGCGAAATATCTGCTGAGATAG
- a CDS encoding helix-turn-helix domain-containing protein has translation MADLYEYSTPELVRLLGVRFKEYRMRCNLTQKEVAELTGLGLTTIHKFENGTAGNLSLSTFLLLLKVVGQIDAINDVLPELPPSPYLMRKDEKKAQRIRHTKL, from the coding sequence ATGGCAGATTTATATGAATATTCTACTCCTGAGTTGGTACGTTTACTGGGAGTAAGATTCAAGGAATATAGAATGAGATGCAATCTCACCCAGAAAGAGGTTGCCGAGCTTACTGGGCTTGGCTTGACCACCATCCACAAGTTTGAGAATGGTACAGCGGGCAATCTTTCGCTTTCCACTTTTCTCCTCTTGCTGAAGGTGGTGGGGCAGATTGATGCCATCAATGATGTGCTTCCAGAACTTCCTCCATCTCCTTATCTGATGAGAAAGGATGAGAAGAAAGCACAGAGAATTCGTCATACTAAATTATAA